A window of the Maylandia zebra isolate NMK-2024a unplaced genomic scaffold, Mzebra_GT3a scaffold01, whole genome shotgun sequence genome harbors these coding sequences:
- the LOC106676170 gene encoding CD276 antigen, whose protein sequence is MLLLLFVLLVLVSHHVLAVMVEVYEGAKSVLLPCQYTGFVVEDPTMIWTRTDLNPKSVHLTQEETNDLSGQKQRYSGRTSMRPDALDTGDFSLTLRNPRLTDSGNYTCSIRTEREELKLTDVQLHVKDQQVEVKVEEGSDSVILPCNTTPDLPEDTTVKWTHSDRELMMVHGCSNGSDHQDDLYCGRTKMNKDLLRTGDLSLTLKYPTERDSGGYICTIYRDRDILRQKVVLQVKEPFPSWATVLLVFLLLLVVVSASLLFHFRHALVSVIPVKVEVEEGVESVQLPFKTTKNLSGEIQVIWERYEPFQKAHVFTNGPNQFEEQHEVYKDRTVMNKDLLETGDLSLTLKQPTERDSGEYKCLVWRKGTFIRKKTVLLKVKGPGSNRGHQDQKQLH, encoded by the exons atgctgctgctgttgttcgtGCTGCTGGTACTCG TTTCGCATCATGTCCTGGCTGTGATGGTGGAGGTGTATGAGGGGGCAAAGTCTGTCCTGCTGCCCTGTCAGTACACAGGTTTTGTAGTTGAGGACCCCACAATGATATGGACTCGCACTGATCTCAACCCCAAATCTGTCCATCTGACACAAGAAGAAACTAATGATCTGAGCGGACAAAAACAGCGTTACAGTGGGCGCACGTCAATGAGGCCTGATGCTCTGGACACTGgagacttcagcctcactctgagaaacCCCCGACTGACTGATAGTggcaactacacctgctccatccGCACTGAAAGGGAGGAACTGAAACTGACAGACGTACAGCTGCATGTCAAAG ACCAGCAGGTGGAGGTGAAGGTGGAGGAAGGCTCAGACTCCGTCATCCTGCCCTGCAACACAACACCTGACCTGCCTGAGGACACCACAGTGAAGTGGACTCACTCTGACCGAGAACTCATGATGGTCCACGGGTGTTCAAATGGAAGCGACCACCAGGACGACCTTTACTGTGGTCGCACAAAGATGAACAAAGACCTGCTgagaactggagacctcagtctgaccctgaaataccccacagagagagacagtggagGATACATCTGCACCATCTACAGGGACAGAGACATCCTGAGACAGAAAGTagtgctgcaggtcaaag AACCGTTTCCATCCTGGGCCACAGTTCTCCTGGTTTTCCTGCTTCTTCTTGTAGTTGTTTCTGCGAGTCTTTTGTTTCATTTCCGTCATGCCTTGGTGTCAG TGATTCCAgtgaaggtggaggtggaggagggggtggagtctgtccagctgccctttaaaacaacaaaaaacctgtCGGGGGAAATTCAAGTGATATGGGAACGCTACGAGCCGTTCCAGAAGGCTCACGTGTTTACAAACGGCCCAAACCAATTTGAAGAACAGCACGAGGTTTACAAAGACCGAACTGTGATGAACAAAGACCTGCTggaaactggagacctcagtctgaccctgaaacagcccacagagagagacagtggagAGTACAAGTGTTTGGTGTGGAGGAAGGGAACCTTCATCAGAAAGAAAACTGTGCTGCTCAAAGTCAAAG GTCCAGGATCAAACAGGGGACATCAGGACCAGAAGCAGCTCCATTGA